The DNA sequence TTTTGTCCCAGGCCTGGGAATTTCACCCAGCAGgtctgccacccccccacccccccaccccacacccttatCTTGTGTGTCCCGCTAATGGTGCTGTTCTCTATCCAAGAAATCTTTAATCCTCCTCCtttaatccttttttaaaagccaaaaaaaaaggatgccGCTCTTCGTGGCTTCGCTACACCTCGTTTAGTCAGGGCTTCAGATGTTTGCTCAGCGGTATTACACCACGCCATGGGGTAAGAACCACTACAAACAGCTTGAAGGCAGACGGCCGCTTTGGTTTATGAGCGCAGGGAGAAGGACGTGACCTGTTTTGTTAGCCATACTCCAGcccagtaggtggcagtgtgCGCCTTTAAGTCATCCGCAAATACGACATTAGGTCTTGgtcaagatttttttgtttcctgctgTCCACCTACCTCTGCAGCTTGGGCTGAtgtttggtttctttttatCATTAATTCAGGGATTTAAATACTCCTCCCAAATGTGTGCCTTTTAAGGTCTTACCATGAACCGGTTAGCATAGCTTCCACTGAGTGAGCTAAATTGCTGAAACCTATTGTGGTCCACACTAGTATACCTTATATACCCCAAAGTGGTGCTATTTTCATTCAATGTTGACTACAAAGTATAAAGAATTATATTCCATTATTAAGATGAATACCCAGAAGTTTAGTAGTCTATCGCCTGTTAGGAAACAAATATATTTGccttttgacatttaaaaagagctgctccacaaataaaaaaatctgacatttaaaaatataatttttttcaggcTCTCAACTTtaaatgatttctgattcatttctgtatttattgcaCGGTGTGTGttagacatttattttgtactgaAATTTTGAATGTACAGGGAGTTGcagattattttttgttagtATTTCTGATGGATTATTTCAAGGTTTCAGATCCAACTGCATCAGTGTGTAAATTAGCATGTAAATGACTGCGTGACCTACCGGGGTTGGGGCCCATAGCGTTGTAGATGCCCTTGCAGAcctgtagtagtagcagcactTTGTCTATGGGGGAGTGTGTGCGCTGCATTAGCGACAGCTTCTGCTTCATCCTCTCCAAGCCGCGGGCGTCGGGCACGCCCACGCGAACCCCGAAGCGCTTCATCGCCACCTGCTGGCTGTCGCGCAAGCTGTCGGCCAGCCGCTGCATGGAGCCGTCTTTGGTGTGCAGGGAGAGCAGGGTCTGGTCCAGCTGCGTCTTCAGAGGCTTCAGGACGCAGCCAAACATGGCTTTCTCCAGGGCCAAATCTGcgagtgtacacacacacacacacacacacacatatggtgTTAGGGCtggatccacacacacatgcacactcactctctctcacacacacatgcacatatgctgTTAGGGCtgtatgcacagacacacacgcacacacacacatacacacacatatgctgtTAGGGctagatccacacacacacacacactcactctctcacacacacacccacatacacacgtgctGTTAGAGCTAGatctgcacgcacacacatacaaacacacgcacactcacactcacacacaaacacatgctgttAGGgcgagatacacacacacacacacacaggcatacagacaGTCACATATCTCTGTTGAGGAAGGTGTCGCTGTGCGTGGGCGACAGACTAagttgcattatgggaaaaaaaaacccttgccAGTCAGGGTTACACAAGTCTTGCCGACCCAGCCAAAATTATCCAGCgtgcatttcatttgcaaacCCCCAACTCCACGTTCTGCACTTCCTGCCTGCGCCGAAGTTAAAACTGTACTGCCCTTAACGTGTGCGTGGGACTGTGATATCTCTTATGATAACTgataggggggaaaaaatgctaatgCATCCACCAACGCAATAGAGAATAAATCACTGAGCAAATGTGGCCACTTGTGAAATGCTCTCCCTCGCCAACAACCGCCCCGCTCCCTGTAGCGGAGATAGCGGTAAAAAGCACGTTCAAAGAGCGGCTCAGCGTGTTCAAAAAACCCGCAGCGAAAGCCCGGCTGCAATTATAGACGGCTTACCGCGACTTTGTACGGGCACGACTTCACGCTCGCTTCGCCGCAACGCGTGCCTGTACTCATTTTacaggggaaataaaaaagaagtgcTCCCTCGAACAACTACATTTCAATCTCAGCTTCGTGACTCAAAATCAGAATAATAAATCAAtcggaatttaaaaaaaaattgttacgTTATCCATACAGAGCCGAAGAATACAAAACGCTGTGAAATCCAAGTCCGTTTTATTCAGAATAGATTTTAAATGAGCCTTTTTATCCTGAGAGGAACAAAGTGCTCATGCTTCCCACGACAGGGAGATTTGGCACGGGCCATCTGGAGACCATGTTCATTATGTAATTAACAGCcggtttacattttaaacaccagAGCGACCGTTTGGTGgcctgccaatcagaagtgatcCTGAATGAGAGTATCCACACTGAACGGACACCGTCGACGTGTCAGACCTTTAACAGTGACATAGTTTCcatcaaaagaaaaatcttttcctgtttatatctttttgaaaatgagtAGGCATGTATCTTTATCTTGCGgctatatatcatttttttaagctAAACCAATTCCCTGTTTTATACACCTACTCGTTATATACATCACACCGGGCATGAAAACAGGCATATTGTgagctctccatctctcctgcgtgtgtgtgtgtgtgtgtgtttatgtgtgtatgcaggtgtgtgtgtttgtgttcatgagtgtgtgttcaggtgtgtgtgtttgtgttcatgaaggtgtatgcaggtgtgtgtttgtgttcatgagtgtgtatgcaggtgtgtgtgtgtgtgtgtgttcatgagcgtgtgtctgttgagtatgtttgtgtgggcaTGCATGCAGTTGTGTAAGTGCATGTCTGGAGGGTGGCACCTTTCTCCTTTTCGGGCACCAGGGTCTCGATGGGGGGCTCCAGCTCGCCGCAGTCCAGCAGGAAGCGCTTGGCCTGGGACAGGAAGCGGCGCAGGCCCTGGAGcagcggcgcggcggcggcggcggcggcggaggagcCCTGCGCCAGCGCCTgcgcctccagctcctccctctgctgcagcaggaagTCCTGCACCAGCACCCCGAACGCGGAGCGGCGGTCCTGGGACAGCTCGTCCACCAGCTGCGCCACGCGCTTCTCCGGGGCGAACAGCGTGACGAAGGCCGCGCTCATCCGGCGCAGGCCCGAGCCGGGGTGGCGCGGCGCCGCCGCGGGGGCCGGGCCGGGGCCGCTGGGGGCCGGGCCCGCCGCTTTCTGGGGGGGGCggtcctccgcctcctccaggcTGCTGAAGGAGCTGCTGCTGTCCAGCTCCGCCAGGGAGGGGGCGCGCCTCCGCTCCAGCAccagccccgcctccgccccgccgtcctcctgctcctccccctgaCCCGACTCCTCCTGGTTCTCGCGGGATAAATAAGATTTTGGGGTCAACCCGGCGCCTGTGGCACGTGTTCTTACGTCAGCGTGCCTGCAcgtgtgagcgtgtctgtgcAGAGTAAAATGGCTAGTGTTAATTCTAGTCTAACAGTGTTAACTCTTAACAGATGACATTTGCTCCCAATCTGCAATGTCAGACAACATGttgagagttgaattagcacttttagagctgaattaacgcTGGACATACGTATTACTGTGTGGTGTGTTTCTGCGTGAAAGTGTTACTCCCGATATGAGATATGCGCTCAACCCATATATATGTGACCGCAAATACTTGATGAGTGATGTCATCTCAATGTGTCATCGTCACCTCAACAGGGGCGGGGTTTAGGCAGAatactaaaagaaaaaaagtggtcAAATATAAATTGTGGACCCTGCAAGTATCAGCTGTGGCCAGCAACCCCACAGGGCGATGCATGATTGGCTCTAGCATCACCCGGGGAAGCAAGAATTTCAGCTGGCAGGGATCGCCATTGCTCAATGGCGCCCCCAGCTGGTCAATCAGCCACCCGCGCGTCTGTCTGTTGAGCCGCGCACGGGgcgtcttcctccagctcacgTCTGTACGAGCGCGGATGTGCGAAGCGCGGTGCGATGCGCGGCGGGGGCTGACATCACGTGCGTCGGAGGAGAGCGCACGCTTTGCCTGCGCACGCTCCCCTTAACCGAGCGCGGAGGTTGCAGCAGCCAGCGCCGATGAGTGCGATCAGTCACTGCCAACTGGGAGGCGCATTAACGCATTAACCCTTCAAGGCGTGAGATCGCAAACGTGCGATCagaatgttctaaactgaacattctgatggtgatgtaacaatcactgctggtaaaaaaatttttaaaaactgcagaaaaaatctactcttcaaaggatcTAAATCCACTCAGTGGCAGATGAACagcttgatgttttttttatgcagcATTGTGTCAATGATAAAACTGTTGATTGATCCTGTATGAAACTTAATTTTGCCGGTTCAAAAAGCAATATAACCACTCGATAAGTgctgtaaatttgtatttttgacaaaataaatggGGGACAACTGCTGTCAGAAACCCTCAGTTTGGCTACTTGGTATTTACCTCTAGGTTGCTATTTTTCTTGCTAGAttcagtgtaacagtgtaacagtAACAATGTCTAGCAGTAGTAATGAGTGAGTGTAATGGTGTAGCAGTAACAGTGTTTAACAGTGGTAATGAGTAAGTGTAACAGTAACAGTGTTTAACAGTAGTAATGACTAagtgtaacagtgtaacagtAACAGTGTTTAACAGCAGTAATGACTAAGTGTAACAGTAGCAGTGTTTAACAGCAGTAATGACGAAGTGTAACATTATAAGAATAACGGagtgtgaggggggaggggcccgtACCTGCTGCGGGTCTTTGGGgatcagctcctcctcctcctcggaggTCGGGGAGAGGGCCTGGGTCCTCCTGAGGAGGCCGCTGGCGGTGCTGGCCCTCTTCTGCAGCGGGAGGCTGGGCTCGGCGCAGTCCAGCTCGGTGGAGCGCGGCGGCGACGACAGCGCCATGGAGGTCTCCGTGGAGACGCGGACCCGCAGGCTGCGCTTGAAGCGGTGCCGCTTGTGCAGCGCGCCACGGCTGGGCGGCTCCCGCAGGAACAGGGGGTTTATGtagcacagcgccccctgctggggcCCGCGCCCCACGAACAGGCCGCGGCTCTCCTGTCCCGGCTGGTCCGCGGCGGGAGGGCCGTTGCGCGGCGTCCGAAAATTCAGCGGGGAGGTCCAAAATTCTTCAGCAGTCACACAATGCGAGGACAGGACATAATTATAGGATGCCGTGATAAACCAATCTACATGCTCAGGTTAGCTAGTATTAGCGCTTTAGTGACCCTGCATAGACACTCAGTGAACTGGGCGTGTTTTTAAGCCAGGTTTGGTCCTGTTGCTCATATAAATCAGTTATAGAGAGCACTTACATTCTCCTGCACTTACAAGAGCTCTGCAGTGAACTGACGGAAagacgctagctagctagcaagcacagcagattttctgttttttaatggtAAGGTAAGACAGAATTATGGGTCGGAGTAACCATAACTGGCAGCAAGGTGAAAAACCTCTACAGTGCATATGCAGTTTGAGTAGCTATGGGTCACCCTGAGGGGCAGGGCATTTTGGCGGAACTCTGGCTGTTTCATTACTGGTAGGTGCAGGGGAATTTAGGGGTACATACCCATGcccatgtgtgagagagactccAGCTGTCTGTGGGACGAGGCTTTAGCTATCGCTTCGGGAAGCTCCAGGGGGAAGGGCAATATGTCTCTGTAAAAGACCATGGCCTCCAGTGACTCATACTGCCCTGATTGGTCCACGATTATGTCATATTCAACAAGGCGGGGATTCAGTGAGATGCATGTTGGTTTGCTTCACATATGCggttgtgtgtagtgtgttaatTAGTTATGAGGCTAGCCTGGTCCATATTACTGACAAaaggggggcgacatagctcaggaggtaagaccgattgtctggcagttggagggttgccggttcaaaccccgccctgggcatgtcgaagtgtccttaagcaagacacctaacccctaacccctaacccctaactgctctggcgaatgagagacatcaattgtaaagcgctttggataaaagcgctatataaatgcagtccatttaccaaaagtTGCTAGCTTTAGCCTAGCCTCAGGTTATGATTCTTCTGGCCAGGTGAGCAGTACCGGCAGGTTGGGTCTTCTTTATGTGGGATGtattgggtgggtgggtattGGTGGGCGGGTCTTAGTAAGTGGGTGGGTCTTCATAGGTGGGCAGGTGTTAGTGGGTGGGTTTTAGTATGTGGGTCTTATTGGGTGGGTGGGACTTAGTGGGTGGGTGTGTCTTAATAAGTGGGCAGGTCatagtgggtgggtgggttttaGTATGTGGGTCTTATTGGGTGGGTGGGACTTAGTGGGTGGGTGTGTCTTAGTAAGTGGGCGGGTCatagtgggtgggtgggttttaGTAAGTGGGCGGGTCTTACCGACTGATGCAATAGAAAGCGACGAGCCTGCAGAGGTCTGGGAAACTGACGGCCGAACTCTCCAGGGAGAAAGCTGAACACAGAGGGACAGTTTGGTCAGTGCTGGTATCAGCACCTCTAGCGTTCACCTCACTAACACACTAATTACACCCGTGCATTAGCACaagaatttgtgtg is a window from the Anguilla anguilla isolate fAngAng1 chromosome 3, fAngAng1.pri, whole genome shotgun sequence genome containing:
- the si:ch211-168d1.3 gene encoding ras and Rab interactor 1 isoform X2: MQDPACELQPGSLRTISVLDRLLLTHPVWLQLSFNSDSAQQVLQAEPKGAFLVRRCSSSQKKVLCVRLTEDNAPSAFRQCVIREEESTFSLESSAVSFPDLCRLVAFYCISRDILPFPLELPEAIAKASSHRQLESLSHMGMEFWTSPLNFRTPRNGPPAADQPGQESRGLFVGRGPQQGALCYINPLFLREPPSRGALHKRHRFKRSLRVRVSTETSMALSSPPRSTELDCAEPSLPLQKRASTASGLLRRTQALSPTSEEEEELIPKDPQQEESGQGEEQEDGGAEAGLVLERRRAPSLAELDSSSSFSSLEEAEDRPPQKAAGPAPSGPGPAPAAAPRHPGSGLRRMSAAFVTLFAPEKRVAQLVDELSQDRRSAFGVLVQDFLLQQREELEAQALAQGSSAAAAAAAPLLQGLRRFLSQAKRFLLDCGELEPPIETLVPEKEKDLALEKAMFGCVLKPLKTQLDQTLLSLHTKDGSMQRLADSLRDSQQVAMKRFGVRVGVPDARGLERMKQKLSLMQRTHSPIDKVLLLLQVCKGIYNAMGPNPGQEFGTDEFLPVLSYVLVQCNLPQILLQVEYMMELLEPSWLTGEGGYYLTSVYASLCLIQSQSDTVPPNGLTREAQEALKEWNRRRSQEAQNQKDAQHNQRFVRVLFQDGDCSIVRTLLWKVGDTPEALARLCVLKFGVSDPEQYGLYWRDGGEMRAVPPQAQPSDLPACSGGGPTLAFLRCDQDFGKARKLTRGGAVDLGESVCEE
- the si:ch211-168d1.3 gene encoding ras and Rab interactor 2 isoform X1, with protein sequence MQDPACELQPGSLRTISVLDRLLLTHPVWLQLSFNSDSAQQVLQAEPKGAFLVRRCSSSQKKVLCVRLTEDNAPSAFRQCVIREEESTFSLESSAVSFPDLCRLVAFYCISRDILPFPLELPEAIAKASSHRQLESLSHMGMEFWTSPLNFRTPRNGPPAADQPGQESRGLFVGRGPQQGALCYINPLFLREPPSRGALHKRHRFKRSLRVRVSTETSMALSSPPRSTELDCAEPSLPLQKRASTASGLLRRTQALSPTSEEEEELIPKDPQQNQEESGQGEEQEDGGAEAGLVLERRRAPSLAELDSSSSFSSLEEAEDRPPQKAAGPAPSGPGPAPAAAPRHPGSGLRRMSAAFVTLFAPEKRVAQLVDELSQDRRSAFGVLVQDFLLQQREELEAQALAQGSSAAAAAAAPLLQGLRRFLSQAKRFLLDCGELEPPIETLVPEKEKDLALEKAMFGCVLKPLKTQLDQTLLSLHTKDGSMQRLADSLRDSQQVAMKRFGVRVGVPDARGLERMKQKLSLMQRTHSPIDKVLLLLQVCKGIYNAMGPNPGQEFGTDEFLPVLSYVLVQCNLPQILLQVEYMMELLEPSWLTGEGGYYLTSVYASLCLIQSQSDTVPPNGLTREAQEALKEWNRRRSQEAQNQKDAQHNQRFVRVLFQDGDCSIVRTLLWKVGDTPEALARLCVLKFGVSDPEQYGLYWRDGGEMRAVPPQAQPSDLPACSGGGPTLAFLRCDQDFGKARKLTRGGAVDLGESVCEE